The Nisaea sp. DNA window CTCGCCAAGATCCCGTTCGACCGCTACGGCACGCCGGAGGAAATCGGCACCGTCGCCGCCTTCCTGCTCTCCCCCGCGGCACGCTGGGTGACGGGTCAGACCATCGCCGTCGATGGCGGGCAGAACCTGTAAACATCCGACACCGTCAAACGAAAACCGTCATCCCGGACCTGATCCGGGATCTCTGGGCGGCGGTCGCATTCCCGGAGGTCCCGGCTCTTCGGCCGGGATGACGTCCAATGCTGGGTAAGACAAAAAGGGCCTCCCCCCCCACGCAACAGGAGAGAGCAATGCCGCAGGCCATCAATCTGGCGGAAAAGCTGGAGAGATTCAGCGATCACTGGTCGCCGAAAATCGTCTCCGCCTTCAACGGCCACGACATCATGGTCGTGAAGGTAAAAGGCGAATTCAACTGGCACGACCATGCCGACAGCGACGACTTCTTCCTCGTCCTGAAAGGCTCCATCCGGATCGAGACCGAGCAGGGCAATGTCACGCTCAATCCGGGCGAGCTCTATGTCGTCCCGCGCGGCGTCAAGCACCGCCCAGTCGCCGAGGAGGAAGCCCATCTGCTGCTGATCGAACCGGCAGGCCTGCCGAACACGGGCGACGATGCCACGGCGGCGGTGAAAGAAGAAATCTGATCGGAACGCTCCGGACGGATGGGAAAACCGTCCGGAGCAGCTGACCTAGCGCGACTTCGGCCGCATCGCGAGCACGGAGCCGGGCATGGACCGCTCCAGCCAAGCCTCGATTGCTGCGTGTCGACGCTGCAGCAATATGCCCAGCAAAACGACAAGCGCCCCCGTCACTGTCAATGCGATCGGGAAAAGCGCCTCGTCCGGGAAAATTTTCAGGGAGAGATGGCCGAGATACCAGATCACGCCAAACGCTCCGAAGATGATGAAAATCCGGCGCCGGAGATAGACCGAGGCAAGTATCAGGACGAGATTGATCAGGAAATAACCGAAGCGGGACAGCTCCGAGCTCGAGTCCAATAGGCTCAAGCCGCCCCAGAAACTCGTCGCGCCGGCGAGATAGAGCCAGAAGGCGAAATCCGTGCGCGACCGCAGGTCGACACTATAGGCCACGCCCAGAATCACGAGCCCGAAGACGAGGGACACCAGCCGCCGTTCCTGCCAAGCGAAATCCGCGCTCCCGAACAGGATCGGCGTCAGGTCCATCGACAGGTACCAGAGCATGAAGGCGATGATCGCGGTCAGGAATGGAAACCGCACCCGGCTCAGCACCAGCACGGCAACGGCAATCGTCGCCACTTCCATGGCGAACCAGCCACCGCGGATCCAGCGGAAGAAATTCCGGTATTCCCCCGGATCGTCGAATGCCCAGAGCCCGAAATGGCGCTGCAGGCCGTAGACGAACAAGGGCGTGAGCGCGACCGCCATCGCGATCCAGAGACCGCCCGGCGTCCTCGTCTCGGGGGCCTTGCGCCAAAGGTACGCGCCGACGGCGCCGTAGAGCACTGCATAGGCGGCAGCGATGAGTGCGATCGCCCCGCCGCCCAGATCGTCCCATTTCAGGCCGAGCCACCAGCCCATGGCGCCGATGGCGATGAGCGCACCCATGTAATAGAGCACATGCACCATGTCGAAACGCCGCTCATAGGCAGCGTCCCGCGTCAGTTCCTGCCAAATCCGCCCGGCGATGTCAGGCTCCGCACCGGCGCTCGCCGCCGCCTCGACCAGTTTCTGCCGGCCGAGGCGGATCACGCGGCTGTCAGGACTGTCCCGGTCACTCATCCGCAGGTCAGTAAACCACGACGCTGCGGATGCTTTTGCCCGCATGCATCAGGTCGAAGCCCTTGTTGATGTCTTCCAGCGGCATGGTGTGGGTGATCAGGCTGTCGATGTCGATCTTGCCGTCCATGTACCAGTCGACGATCTTCGGCACGTCCGTCCGGCCCCGTGCGCCGCCGAAGGCGGTGCCGCGCCAGGAGCGGCCGGTCACCAGCTGGAACGGGCGGGTGGAGATTTCCTGGCCGGCGCCGGCAACGCCGATGATGATGCTTTCGCCCCAGCCCTTGTGGGCGCATTCCAGCGCTTGGCGCATGGTGTTCACGTTGCCGATGCACTCGAAGCTGTAATCGGCGCCGCCGCCGGTGAGGTCCACCAGATACGGCACCAGATCGCCCTCGACTTCCTTCGGGTTGACGAAGTGGGTCATGCCGAATTTCTCGGCGATTTCCTTGCGGGCCGGGTTCAGGTCGACACCGATGATCTTGTCGGCACCAACCATACGGGCGCCCTGGATCACGTTCAGGCCGATGCCGCCGAGGCCAAACACGACCACGTTTGAGCCCGGCTCAACCTTGGCCGTGTTCACCACCGCGCCGACGCCGGTGGTCACACCGCAGCCGATGTAGCAGATCTTGTCGAACGGGGCGTCCTTGCGGACTTTCGCCAGCGCGATCTCCGGCATCACCGAGTGATTGGCGAAGGTCGAGCAGCCCATGTAATGGAAGATCTTCTCGCCATTGATGGAGAAGCGGCTAGTACCGTCCGGCATCAGGCCCGCGCCCTGGGTGGTGCGGATCTTCTGGCAAAGATTGGTCTTCGGGTTGAGGCAGTATTCGCACTCACGGCATTCCGGCGTGTAGAGCGGAATGACATGATCGCCCTTTTGCAGGCTGGTCACACCCGGTCCGATATCGACCACCACGCCCGCGCCTTCATGACCGAGGATCGCCGGGAAAATACCTTCCGGATCGTCGCCCGAGCGGGTGAATTCGTCCGTGTGGCAGAGGCCGGTCGCCTTCATCTCGACCAATACTTCTCCCGCGCGCGGGCCGTCCAGCGTGACGGTCTCGATGCTGAGCGGTTTGCCGGCCTGGAATGCAACGGCGGCTTTGGTTTCCATGGGATGCTCCCTCTCGTGCCTCTATCGGAATTGGAGGCATACAGTCTTTCATCAGTCCTGTTTTTGCAATGCGCGTCTCCGAGCATACTGAAACCGCCACCGCTCTCGACCTGTTCGAAAAAGCAGGGAAAGATAGAGGCAACAATAAAATTGGGAGGAGCCCGGATAATGAGTATCAAAGCAGTGGTTACCGGCGGGGCCAGCGGCATTGGATATGCTACCGCGAAGAAGATCCTCGCGGACGGCGGAACCGTCTGCCTGCTGGATATGAACGAGAAGGCGCTGGCGGACGCGCAGACAAGTCTCGGCGGCGACCGGGTGATGACCGCCGCGACGGATGTGCGCGATGCGGCGGCATTGGATATCGCCATCCGGGCCGGGGCGGAGTTCATGGGCGGGCTCAATGCCTGTGTCGCCAGCGCCGGGATCGGCTACCGGGTGCCGATCCTCGAATCCGACACAAACGAATTCGAACGTGTCCTGTCCATCAACCTGACCGGCGTCTATTCGACGCTGCGCGCGGCGGCACTGGTCATGGTCGAGCAGGGAAGCGGCGGGTCCATCGTCACGCTGGCGAGTGTCTGCGGTGTGCGCGGCTGCGCCGACCGGGCCGCCTATGGCGCCGCCAAGGCCGGGGTGATCAACCTGTCGGAGACCGCCGCCATCGAGCTCGCCCAGCACAGGATCCGGGTCAACGCGCTTTGTCCGTCACCGATCAACACGCCGCTGATCGCGGGGGTGCAGGACGAGGCGGCCGTCGCCGACTGGATGGTTGGCATCCCGATGGGCCGCTATGGCGAGCCGGAGGAAGTCGCGGAACTTGCATCCTTCCTGCTCAGCGACAAGGCCTCTTATATCACCGGTCAGTCCATCGGCGTCGATGGCGGCTGGATGGGCGCGGGTTTGCAGAATTCCGCCTACCGGGTGGCCGTCCAATGACCGGCGCGAAAGACATCAGGATCGGCAGCTTCCGAGTTCGCACTGTCACCGCGCCCCTGCCGCAGCCGCACAAAACCGCGTCGGGGACATTGCACGCGGCACCGCTGGTGCTGCTGGATATCGAGACCGATGCGGGCGTCACCGGCTCGTCCTATCTGTTTCCCTATGCCGCCTTCTTCCTCCGCCCCCTCGCTCTCCTGGTCTCCGAACTTGAAGAGCTGATAAAGGGCCAGCCCCT harbors:
- a CDS encoding cupin domain-containing protein; translated protein: MPQAINLAEKLERFSDHWSPKIVSAFNGHDIMVVKVKGEFNWHDHADSDDFFLVLKGSIRIETEQGNVTLNPGELYVVPRGVKHRPVAEEEAHLLLIEPAGLPNTGDDATAAVKEEI
- a CDS encoding S-(hydroxymethyl)glutathione dehydrogenase/class III alcohol dehydrogenase, producing the protein METKAAVAFQAGKPLSIETVTLDGPRAGEVLVEMKATGLCHTDEFTRSGDDPEGIFPAILGHEGAGVVVDIGPGVTSLQKGDHVIPLYTPECRECEYCLNPKTNLCQKIRTTQGAGLMPDGTSRFSINGEKIFHYMGCSTFANHSVMPEIALAKVRKDAPFDKICYIGCGVTTGVGAVVNTAKVEPGSNVVVFGLGGIGLNVIQGARMVGADKIIGVDLNPARKEIAEKFGMTHFVNPKEVEGDLVPYLVDLTGGGADYSFECIGNVNTMRQALECAHKGWGESIIIGVAGAGQEISTRPFQLVTGRSWRGTAFGGARGRTDVPKIVDWYMDGKIDIDSLITHTMPLEDINKGFDLMHAGKSIRSVVVY
- a CDS encoding SDR family NAD(P)-dependent oxidoreductase; this encodes MSIKAVVTGGASGIGYATAKKILADGGTVCLLDMNEKALADAQTSLGGDRVMTAATDVRDAAALDIAIRAGAEFMGGLNACVASAGIGYRVPILESDTNEFERVLSINLTGVYSTLRAAALVMVEQGSGGSIVTLASVCGVRGCADRAAYGAAKAGVINLSETAAIELAQHRIRVNALCPSPINTPLIAGVQDEAAVADWMVGIPMGRYGEPEEVAELASFLLSDKASYITGQSIGVDGGWMGAGLQNSAYRVAVQ